Below is a genomic region from Rhodoligotrophos appendicifer.
CCGCGTCCAGCTTCTGGTTTTCCTCTGCTTTGCGACTGGCCGCGTTGCGCGCGCGCGTGATCCGGCGCTTCGCTGACGCAGCAATCGCATAAACCTGTGAGAATATTGCCTGTAATCAGCCCTGAGCTTCTCGTTCTTTTCCTTCCACTCAGGGATGTTCTCTAGGAGCCGCCTAGCTTCCTCATCCTCGTCCTTGGCATCTTCCTCATCAACTTCCGGCTCAACAGGTCCACGGGACCATTCATAACCCAACGGCTGACCGGGCTGAGACAGTTTTTTCCCGCCGGATGCCTCGGTACCATCATCTTCAGTGTCACCGTTCGACATCGCCAGCCTCTACAATGTGTCGCCCAAGCGCCAGCAGCTGGCATCTATTACGCGGCCCGCTCTGCCGCGAGGCGGATCTGATGGGCGAATTCCTGTGCAATCGAAACCGGCATTACGCGCTTGGCGGCTGTCTCAGTCAGGTCGTCATGAATAGCTAGCCGAACCGCTGAGCCGACGCGATCGACTTCCATCTTATCGCTGGTACTCTTGAATGAAACCGACGCCCTGCCAGCTTTGTGCGAGATCTGATCGATAGCATTTGCCAGTCCAATCGCCTCGCTTACGTTCAATCCAGCGGTGGTGATGTTCTCAACCGTGATCGCGATCCGAAGTCCGACGTTGGTTTTAACAACTTCGGCGCCCAGACCGGGCATGTCTCGACTGAGACCTTCCTTCTCCAGCTCCTGAGCGATTAAGCTACCAAGGACCTCCGTCATGGGCTTGCCATGGTGCCTGGACAGCCGCTTCAACTGCGAAGCCCGTTCATCTGGAATTTTAAGCATGGCCATCTGAGGCTCCCTTATTACAAGCTATACTTATAATACCAGTTATATCACTTGTGAGCAATAATCTCGAAAGTTACTGGTTATCCGGTGACTATGGCTTCCTTCTATCTAGCACAGGGTGTGTCCTCTTGCGCTTATGTTGGACACACCCTGTGCTAGACAGAAGGGCTTGAAATGCATTTTTCGTTGAAAAAACTTGTGCTAGACAGACTAGATACAAATTGGCTGATTTCGGCCGTTTTCTTCAGTATTTGTCTAGCACAGGAAATGTCCCTATTATTAGTCTTGGAAGTGTAGAGGTACACTAAAGACAAGTATCTAATCTTTCGATGAGCCCCGGGCTCGCTCCGCTCGCAAGAAAGAGCTCCGCTTGCGCTCCGCGAGATCGGCGCCTCCGGCCCGCTCCGCGGGACCGTCGTCCGATCTCCAGAAAGCATTTCCCCCTACCGAAGATATCAGATCCTCCGGTATGGGGTCCGGTTCGCAAGGCGTCTTCAATCTCCAAACACCCTCCGGTTCCCAGCACCGCCTCCAGGCCTGCAGCCGCAACGTCCGGCGAAAACCTCAGCGTGCCGCGCGGAACAAGTAAATTCACTATAAAACAACTACTCCCGGTACATTTCACAACAAAAATAAGTAAGTACTGACTTACTGAATTATCTTAGGAAATAAATAGAGTTTTAATTTGCGTTTTACCGCAAGACATGCGAATCAGTTCAATGCCCGGTGTCGGCGGGTGCTTTGATTTAGGGGAGCCGCAGAGTGAAAAATGTTTACATAGATAATCAGTTATACCGAACGTTGGTAGTTACTCTTGAGAACCGCCAGCTTTGTCCCGCTTCCGGGGAAACTGAGGACGTGGCGATGCTGTTAGGGCATGCCGGCGTCTGGCCTAAGTGGATTAAAGATGACGTAAGGCGCAGCGAAGCTCATGAACAAGCTAGATAGCCCCTGGGATCGCCTGCGAGGGGTGCTGGAGAACCAAGATCGCTTTTGATCTGTGGGAATTATGCGCCGATAACTTCCACCGGCTTGCCCGCAGAGCGCAACTCGACTCTTAGTACGCCGTTCTGGCGCGCCAGTGTCTGTCCGGGCTTTCGCATATTCGCCTCGTAATCGGGGCGAGCAAGCAGGCTGCCAATCTGGCGGCCGACGAGAGTGAAATCTATATGTTGCCATCTCGCCTGGCATTGCTGCGAAAACTGAATTACGAGCGATGTACCTCCAGCGGACATGGGCATCCAAAAAGCATTACCGTTGGGGATTGGCATATACGGAGGTAGAAACTGAACAGTGCTGTCAGGGGCAATGAGACCAGCTTCCGCCAACCGTTTCCACCTGGCGAACCATTCCCCGCGTTGAAACTCAATGCTGTAATCGACAGCGTTGCCGACACTCTTAGCCCAGACCAGGGTGAAATCTTGTGCGACTGCCTGATCCAATTCGGAAACTGCTCGAAGGGTTCTCAACGCGAATGATCCCGGTCGAGTAACCTCGCCCACCAAAATACCCGCAAACAAGTGTTGTAATTGCTCGGATGACGCGTCTTCTGCGAAGCGCATGAATGAGTTCATCCAATCGTCCCCTGGAGGAGCCGCCTTACTGTCGTCGCCAACGGCCGAAGCCTCATCAGCCAGATGCTCCGTCGCTCGCTGTGCGACCTGCATCCTGTTCATTACCTTGCGGACCGTAGTTGGCAAATAAATCTCGGCTGCAGCTTGCATAACAGTGGGGTCGTTCAGTCCCATCTCGGCAACACCCTTGGCTAGCGTTGCTGCCACGTAGGACCTTGCCGCCGTGATATCCTCTACCGACTGAGCCGGCCTTTTCATTAATGCTGCGGGAATCGCAGTAACTCCGCCCAGCAAATTGCTAAGAGCTTTTAGAAAACTCGTCTTAACTGGGGCAGGTAAGTTGGCGGCTCCCTCCATTATGGTCGCGACGGTGGTTATTTCTTCTTTGTCCATTGGCCGTCCAATTCACATAAATAAGCGTGGGCCCTTCCCAACCAGTGATCTTAACGTCATTTATTGTGCTCGCAAACTCACCTGTCTCACTGGCTTACGTCGCCTCTAGCCGGTCCATGCGGTTACCAAGGTGACTGCGAACTTAGATAAGACAATCACGCCATTCTGCATCAAGCAGGTGTTACGGGCAGAACCACAGCTATAAATATTAATCTATTTAATTCAAATACTTATGGGAATTTGTGGCCATCCTGGCGCCCCAGCCATCCACCCCATCCCTCCGCCCCATGGCGGCCCGGCCCCGTCCTGACGGCGGCGCAGGCCCCCTGTCGCTGACCCCCGTGCGGCGCGGCACGCCGCACGCCCCTGATCGCCCCGCCCCGCAGCCGCCTCCTAAAGAGGCCCGTTGCGCACCCGGAAGGTCTCGAGATCGGCCGCGAAATGGCTGATCGTCTCGTCCCGGGAGACGGCGATATGCTCGCGCATCAGGCGCGAGGCCAGTTTTCTATTGTCGGCGATCAGGGCCTCGAGAATCGCCACATGCTCGCCGATGGAGCCCCGGATGCGCTCCAGCCGGACATAGCTGATATATTCGCATAGCCGCCGCAACCGGTTTTGCCGGCTGATGATGTCGAGGACGAGGCTGTTCTTCGATCCTTTCGCCAGGCTCTCGTGGAACAGGGCATCGAGGGCGAAGAGCTCTTCCCAGGCCATGTCGCTGGACAGCGCGTCCCGCTGGCGCAGATGGTCGTGCTTCAGGCTGTCCAGCTGGCGCAGCGACAGGCCGAAACTGTCGTCCAGCAGCAGGGCCGGCTCCAAGAGGAGGCGGAGCTGATAGCTCATGGCCACCTGCTCCTGGGTGAGTTCGATGATGCTCCAGCCGCGCCCGGGCAGCGGCTCGGCCAGCCCCTCCCGGGTCAGCCGCCGCAGGGTTCTGCGGACCTCGCCGCGTCCGAGATCATAGCGCCGCATCAGAGCGCTCTCGGTGGCGGGCGTCGGCAGGGTGTTCAGGATGATGTCCCGCAGCATCAGCGCATAGGGACGCGACGCGCTGCCGCCGGCGGTCTCGGTCGCGGGCGCCGCGGGGCCGGCGGCGATGATCTGGTATCCGCCATGGGGCCGGGCCGCCACCAGCCCGTCGACCACCAGCTCCGCCAAAGCGGCGCGCACCGGCGAGCGCGACACGCCGAGGTCGCGGGCGAGCACGCTCTCCCGGATCACCGTGCCGATGGCCGGCTGGGTGCTGCGGATCCACTCCCTTATATGGGAGGAGAGCTCCGACTGCAGATCGGTCGTCGACAAAAGCCTTGCGCCAGAACTTGTCATCGGAATATTGTACTTAGGTGGGGATAAAAGACAATCCGTGAAAGCGCTCGGGTGAGGGAGGCGCGACAGATGAAGGCCGACGCCACCGGCGCGACCCGGGATCTTCTGACGATCGCTGGTGCCACGAAACTTTACGACGCGCCCGAAGGCGGCGCCGTCCGCGCCCTTGACGGCGTCTCGATCGCGGTGCGCGGCAACGAGTTCCTGACCCTGCTCGGGCCCTCCGGCTGCGGCAAGACCACCCTCCTGAAATGCATCGCCGGCTTCGAGGATCTCGATGACGGCGACATCGTCTTCGAGGGCCGGTCCATGAATGGCGTGCCGGCCCATCGCCGCCCTTTCAACACGGTGTTCCAGAGCTACGCCTTGTTCCCGCATCTGAGCGTCGCCGACAATATCGGCTATGGCCTCGACGTCGCCGGCGTCGCGCGGGCCGAACGCAAGGCGCGGGTCGGCGAGGCGCTCACTTTGGTGGGCCTGTCGGACTACGCCTCCCGCATGCCGCGCCAGCTCTCCGGCGGCCAGCAGCAGCGCGTCGCGCTGGCCCGGGCGCTGATCCTGCGGCCGCGCCTGTTGCTTCTCGACGAGCCCTTATCCGCTCTGGATCGCAAGCTGCGCCAGTCCATGCAGCTGGAATTGAAGCGCCTCCAGAATTCCGTCGGCGTCACCTTCATCTTCGTGACCCACGACCAGGAGGAAGCGCTCGCCATGTCGGACCGCATCGTGGTCATGGATCATGGCCGCGTCCTGCAGATCGGCACGCCGACGGAGATCTATGACCGCCCCGTCGACCGCTTCGTGGCGAGCTTCATCGGGACCA
It encodes:
- a CDS encoding DUF2806 domain-containing protein translates to MDKEEITTVATIMEGAANLPAPVKTSFLKALSNLLGGVTAIPAALMKRPAQSVEDITAARSYVAATLAKGVAEMGLNDPTVMQAAAEIYLPTTVRKVMNRMQVAQRATEHLADEASAVGDDSKAAPPGDDWMNSFMRFAEDASSEQLQHLFAGILVGEVTRPGSFALRTLRAVSELDQAVAQDFTLVWAKSVGNAVDYSIEFQRGEWFARWKRLAEAGLIAPDSTVQFLPPYMPIPNGNAFWMPMSAGGTSLVIQFSQQCQARWQHIDFTLVGRQIGSLLARPDYEANMRKPGQTLARQNGVLRVELRSAGKPVEVIGA
- a CDS encoding GntR family transcriptional regulator, which gives rise to MTSSGARLLSTTDLQSELSSHIREWIRSTQPAIGTVIRESVLARDLGVSRSPVRAALAELVVDGLVAARPHGGYQIIAAGPAAPATETAGGSASRPYALMLRDIILNTLPTPATESALMRRYDLGRGEVRRTLRRLTREGLAEPLPGRGWSIIELTQEQVAMSYQLRLLLEPALLLDDSFGLSLRQLDSLKHDHLRQRDALSSDMAWEELFALDALFHESLAKGSKNSLVLDIISRQNRLRRLCEYISYVRLERIRGSIGEHVAILEALIADNRKLASRLMREHIAVSRDETISHFAADLETFRVRNGPL
- a CDS encoding ABC transporter ATP-binding protein; amino-acid sequence: MKADATGATRDLLTIAGATKLYDAPEGGAVRALDGVSIAVRGNEFLTLLGPSGCGKTTLLKCIAGFEDLDDGDIVFEGRSMNGVPAHRRPFNTVFQSYALFPHLSVADNIGYGLDVAGVARAERKARVGEALTLVGLSDYASRMPRQLSGGQQQRVALARALILRPRLLLLDEPLSALDRKLRQSMQLELKRLQNSVGVTFIFVTHDQEEALAMSDRIVVMDHGRVLQIGTPTEIYDRPVDRFVASFIGTSNIFRGTVVEASANRTVIESTGGLRLSSPERGFAVGAAVDLMVRPEHLVPAATGAATTAATAAATAAATAAATAAENKLSAVVEQVVFVGADLHIHAQLADGTSVTALRRHSPHDRPPPEAGTTIDLVYAAEAAHLMPRGDA